Below is a genomic region from Henckelia pumila isolate YLH828 chromosome 3, ASM3356847v2, whole genome shotgun sequence.
CTATTTTAATTATCCTCTCCCTTTATGTGACAGCCCTGAAGCATGCGCTGCGATCTTGTGGAAGACTGCCAAAGCTTCACCAAAGGTGATTTAAGGATGTATGTGGTTTGCCAGTCATAACCTGTGATAGTTTTGACTTGTTCCTTTTGTTCCTCTTTTCAGGCTGCTGAAAAGCTGAAGATAACAGCTAAAGAGCTGACGAAGTTGGAAATTGCTGATGGTATCATCCCGGTAATAACTCTTTTCCGACAACTTGTGTCAATATATTTTTGTACTTTCACGTCTTCTTGTCCCACTATTCAATGTCCCTAAAATTATTTCTCATTTTTGCATACTGATGATACAgtttattttcttctttaaaaaaatgcaGTTTATTTTTCTTTACATGAGGTTCTAGTTGGAAAAATTATGTGGAAAATCTATTTGACAGCTTCATTatatgaattattattattccaTCTTAGATTGTTCCTTCATCATATACCTTTTAATCAACTTAGATTGTTCCTTCATCATATCATATACTGTTAGAAattgacttggacctaactcacctcaaaatcTAGCTAAGGGGGAGATTTGCCCTTGTCCATATAAAGGGCTCCCAGGTTATTTAGTCAACCGGCGTGGGATACAAACTAAGACACCAACATGTACCTTTTAATCATCTTAGATTGTTCCTTCATCATATACCTTTTAATCCAGTGCTCCAGATTTCAAATATTGGCACTGGTATGATTCCATTTCTACCTCCTTAATATCAAATGATAAATATTTGTGGTTCGTTGTAGGAACCTCTTGGTGGTGCACATGCAGATCCTTACTGGACCTCACAACAGTTAAAAACTGCAATTGTTGAATCCATGGAAGTAAGTGGGATATTCCTCCTTTTACATTACAGTTAGTGGTTGAACGAATATTCATCAGGAGCCTAAGATGTTTCTGGTGTATACAGGAACTTGTGAAGATGGATACAGAAACACTACTAAAACACAGGGCTCAAAAATTCCGGAAACTCGGTGGATTCCAGGAGGGGATTCCAATGGATCCCAAAAGGAAGGTCAATatgaaaaagaaagaagaaccCATAGTGCAAATAAGCAAGACCTCAGAATCGGAATTGAGGGATGAGGTAGAAAATCTGAAACTGCGGATCTTGGAAGCCAGTATATCATCCCCAGAGATTCCCGAGACAGGATTGAAAGAGATGGTAGAGAAATTAAAAAGAGAGATTGATTATGAGTATGATGAGGCTGCAAATGCTATAGGTATGGAGGACAAAATTTTGATGGTGCGAGAAGAAATTGCGAAAGCTAGGAATGTACAGGACCAGCTTGAACATCCTGCGTTGAAAGAAAAGATTGAACTGCTTAAGGAGGAGTTTGACAAAAAGCTTCCTTCAGCTCCTAATTACTCCAGCTTGAAATATAAGCTTGATATGATGAAAGAATTGTCCAAGGCTTTGAATCCCTCAAAAAGTAGCACCAACAAAGATGAAATGAGACtggaaataaataagaaattcaGGGAACTCGTGGATCGGCCTGATATGAAACAAAAGATAGAGAGGCTGAAAGCTGAAATTTCAGAGTCGGGATTGTCAGATGTTGGTTCAAACCAGGAGCTGAAAGAAAAGGTTTTGCAATTGAAAGAAGAGTTAGACTCTGAATTAAAGGCTGTCCTTGGCTCCATGGGATTTCAAGTGAATCCACGTGCTGTCCCAGAAGCCAAGGCAAAAGTAGAAGCTTTCAATGAAGAAGTTAATATGATCATAGAAGACGTTGTCAGTTCATCAGGTTTGAAAGAGAAAATTGAACTGCTAAAGACAGAAGTGGCAAAAGCTGGAAATTCACAAGATCCAGACTCAAAAAGTAAGATCGAGGCTTTGGAGGCAGAACTCAGGCAAACCATCATTGGGGCTATAAGCTCCCCAGAATTGAAAGAAAAACATGAGAAGATGGTGGCTGAGATAGCTGAAACCGCTGAATCCTCGGTAGGATCCAATGGAAGTTTGGGTGAAGAAGGTAACCAGTCTGAGAATGACAAATTACAGGCGAAAGTCAATTTGGAATCAAACCGCAGCTTTGTCTGATGTACGTACACGCCACTCACATTATCTGTCAGTTACTCAATTCCAATATATATAGTTTCCTTCCGAGTGCGTGATGAACCGTTGTTCTATAGGTGACATGTCTCATGAAATTGTGACGCGCTTGCCCGTAATTGCATCGGCAGTTAAAGAACCAGCATGCTGTGGACAACTTTCTCGAACTTCCATTTAATCTACTGCAACCCTGGATTTGTGTTGGCAAGCATATAAAGTCGATAGAGAAGATCAGCTTcttattcaagcccatttctTGCGTTTTGCATGTCTTGGATGTTTCCTCAAATTTTGTTACTCCATTAAGATTATTGGCTATGTTTCGAGTAGCAGATAGACATGgaacattaaataaaatgacCTGAATTTTCTTTCTGGTAGCTCGTAAAGTTTGAAATTGTAATGTCAGCCTTTAATAATCAGTGTTGTCGACTGTAACTCCGAATCCAATCGATAATCTAAATTTGAGCTTGATCATATTTGACATGTTTGAATTTCGATTGAATGCAAATCGCCCAAACGTTAATTTTTCCTTCAGTGGTTGGCAAAACTTGAAATGTGCAACTTTCAAAGCCATATCAATGAAGTATCCCCATCGATGGTCTAATGGTTTATGCTACCGAAGATGTACGCCGCCCCGTGATTTCTAGGCTTAGCTCTCTTTAAGTAACACGTCTGCATAAAAATAGGAAACAAAATATCTGAAAAGGAGGAGAAATTCCCAAAAGACATTTGATAATGTGGATTAGGGAAAAAATGTGGAGGAAAGGGAAAGCAAACATGATcatttttgaaaagaaaaaggacCCAAAATTTGCACGGAACTATCAGAAAGAATCCTCTCCTTTTCTGTTTGATGTAAAGCTGAATCACTGTAAATGTAATGCAGTTTTCTCCATATTTTGGAGTCACGCGATAGAGCTACTTTAAGAATTTATTAAGAGAATCtcaataatcacttatttttagaggttgcaaacactacctaagtatactgttttttttttaaaaaaaaattttaattgtaaTTATGTGGGAATAGTTGTTCCATCAAATTTCATATTCCAATTTTGTTATTCAACTTTTCATTAAGTAACCAAATCGATAAATTTTAGATATGATGCACAATaatatagatagatatagatAATCATTTTATGATTAAAAAATATGGTACATTTTGAAGACAAAAAATAGTTTTTCTATAAATCTCGCACTCAATATGAAAATTACTTGCATGCAAAGTTTGAGTCATACATAAAGGAGTAGGTCTTTTCACAATCTTTATTCGTTTGATGAATCAACCCTAATCAAACTCTACTgatacaataaaaattaatattttttttacgatAACTCAAGTACGAAATCTTTTTTCACGAAATTGAATTATGAGATAGTCTCTCTAAGATTTTTATTTACATAAGATTACGATTAATTGACAAATAGTTATAGttaacataataaaaaaaactcgcTTACCAAACACGCCTAAATTATGATTAATAGACAAATAATAATTATCGTAATAAAAGCGAGTCCGTTACCAAACACGGCCTACTGACTTTCCTTTTTAGAAATGGTTGATCCCGAAGGGGATCCCATTCTacatgagtcagaggctcaTTGATTCATGCGGagggtaaatcgagggatgtgcacgagtgGTAGGAACCTGAAGGAAGGAGCACATGACCcaatccccagagcatacctCCATAATATTTTAGCaggaaatatgctccacacgaggatcgaacccacAACGCTGAAAAATTTCTTCCCACGTCATCTCAGATCTGCTGACTTTTTTCGTCCTTAAATACCCCAGCCACCCCTCGCCCCAAAGTACCCCCTTGTCCCAATTTGAAACAAACCAACTCTCGTCGTTTACCTCAAATTACCATATTGTCCCTCCCATCCACATCTGCACTGTTTCCTTCAGCTTTACCCCTCAAATCTCACATATTTACTTCCAACAATTCCTCCAAAAACATAACCCCACTGAGCGATATATACACACAACGGCTTCCTTTGTGTTAATCAATCGAATCCCCTTTTCCCTCGATGTTTTTAATCGTATTCTCATGAATTGAATCGCGCGATCGTTGTGTCTCTCCAGTGCAGCCGGTTTTTCTGTCTAGGGTTTTTTTGGGAGTCGAAGTACG
It encodes:
- the LOC140886612 gene encoding acetyl-coenzyme A carboxylase carboxyl transferase subunit alpha, chloroplastic, whose translation is MASMTPSPAPFIGNSASKPTALDLLRSSSNGVFGIPLKALGKAQPGAKRRGFTVSAKLRKVKKHEYPWPEDPDPNVKGGILSHLSPFKPLKEKPKPVTLDFEKPLMDLQKKIIDVQKMANETGLDFSDQIISLENKYQQALKDLYTHLTPIQRVNIARHPNRPTFLDHVFNITEKFVELHGDRAGYDDPAVVTGLGSINGRSYMFMGHQKGRNTKENIQRNFGMPTPHGYRKALRMMYYADHHGFPIVTFIDTPGAYADLKSEELGQGEAIAQNLRTMFGLKVPIVSIVIGEGGSGGALAIGCANKLLMLENAVFYVASPEACAAILWKTAKASPKAAEKLKITAKELTKLEIADGIIPEPLGGAHADPYWTSQQLKTAIVESMEELVKMDTETLLKHRAQKFRKLGGFQEGIPMDPKRKVNMKKKEEPIVQISKTSESELRDEVENLKLRILEASISSPEIPETGLKEMVEKLKREIDYEYDEAANAIGMEDKILMVREEIAKARNVQDQLEHPALKEKIELLKEEFDKKLPSAPNYSSLKYKLDMMKELSKALNPSKSSTNKDEMRLEINKKFRELVDRPDMKQKIERLKAEISESGLSDVGSNQELKEKVLQLKEELDSELKAVLGSMGFQVNPRAVPEAKAKVEAFNEEVNMIIEDVVSSSGLKEKIELLKTEVAKAGNSQDPDSKSKIEALEAELRQTIIGAISSPELKEKHEKMVAEIAETAESSVGSNGSLGEEGNQSENDKLQAKVNLESNRSFV